Proteins encoded together in one Camelus dromedarius isolate mCamDro1 chromosome 11, mCamDro1.pat, whole genome shotgun sequence window:
- the NPTXR gene encoding neuronal pentraxin receptor isoform X1 — protein MPLFSRFLCTPLAAACPSGAEQGDAAPGEREELLLLQSTAEQLRQTALQQEARIRADQDTIRELTGKLSRCESGLPRGLQDAGPRRDAMADGPWDSPALILELEDAVRALRDRIDRIEQELPARVNYTAAPAPAPAVPTALHSKMDELEGQLLSKVLALEKERVALSHSSQQQRQEVEKELDALQDRIAELEHGSSAYSPPDAFKVSIPIRNNYMYARVRKALPELYAFTVCMWLRSKSEGTGQGTPFSYSVPGQANEIVLLEAGHDPMELLINDKVAQLPLSLKDNGWHHICIAWTTRDGLWFAYQDGELQGSGENLAAWHPIKPHGILILGQEQDTLGGRFDATQAFVGDIAQFNLWDHTLTPAQVLGIANCTGPLLGNILPWEDKLVEAFGGATKATFDVCKGRAKA, from the exons ATGCCCCTCTTCAGCCGCTTCCTGTGCACGCCGCTGGCGGCCGCCTGCCCGTCGGGGGCCGAGCAGGGGGACGCGGCGCCGGGCGAGCGcgaggagctgctgctgctgcagagcACGGCCGAGCAGCTGCGCCAGACGGCGCTGCAGCAGGAGGCGCGCATCCGCGCGGACCAGGACACCATCCGCGAGCTCACGGGCAAGCTGAGCCGCTGCGAGAGCGGCCTTCCGCGCGGCCTCCAGGACGCCGGGCCCCGCCGCGACGCCATGGCCGACGGGCCCTGGGACTCACCAGCGCTCATCCTCGAGCTGGAGGACGCTGTGCGCGCCCTCCGGGACCGCATCGACCGCATCGAG CAGGAGCTTCCGGCCCGGGTGAACTacacagcagccccagcccctgcaccCGCGGTGCCCACAGCCCTGCACTCCAAGATGGACGAGCTGGAGGGCCAGCTGCTGTCCAAGGTGCTGGCACTGGAGAAGGAGCGCGTGGCCCTCAGTCACAGCAGCCAGCAGCAGCGGCAGGAGGTGGAGAAGGAGCTGGATGCCCTGCAGGACCGCATAGCTGAACTGGAGCACG GGTCTTCAGCATACAGTCCCCCAGATGCCTTCAAGGTCAGCATCCCCATCCGCAACAACTACATGTACGCCCGCGTGCGGAAGGCACTGCCTGAGCTCTATGCCTTCACCGTCTGCATGTGGCTGCGATCCAAGTCGGAAGGCACTGGCCAGGGCACCCCTTTCTCCTACTCGGTGCCTGGGCAGGCCAATGAGATTGTGTTGCTGGAGGCCGGCCATGACCCCATGGAGCTGCTGATCAATGACAAG GTGGCCCAGCTGCCCCTGAGCCTGAAGGACAATGGCTGGCACCATATCTGCATTGCCTGGACCACAAGGGATGGCCTGTGGTTTGCCTACCAGGACGGGGAGCTGCAAGGCTCTGGTGAGAACCTGGCCGCCTGGCACCCCATCAAGCCTCATGGGATCCTTATCCTGGGTCAGGAGCAG GATACCCTCGGTGGCCGGTTTGATGCCACCCAGGCCTTCGTGGGTGACATTGCCCAGTTTAACCTGTGGGACCACACCCTGACACCTGCCCAGGTCCTGGGTATTGCCAACTGTACAGGGCCGCTGCTGGGCAACATCCTTCCCTGGGAAGACAAGCTAGTGGAGGCCTTTGGGGGTGCCACGAAGGCCACTTTCGATGTCTGCAAGGGGAGGGCCAAAGCATGA
- the NPTXR gene encoding neuronal pentraxin receptor isoform X2 yields MPLFSRFLCTPLAAACPSGAEQGDAAPGEREELLLLQSTAEQLRQTALQQEARIRADQDTIRELTGKLSRCESGLPRGLQDAGPRRDAMADGPWDSPALILELEDAVRALRDRIDRIEELPARVNYTAAPAPAPAVPTALHSKMDELEGQLLSKVLALEKERVALSHSSQQQRQEVEKELDALQDRIAELEHGSSAYSPPDAFKVSIPIRNNYMYARVRKALPELYAFTVCMWLRSKSEGTGQGTPFSYSVPGQANEIVLLEAGHDPMELLINDKVAQLPLSLKDNGWHHICIAWTTRDGLWFAYQDGELQGSGENLAAWHPIKPHGILILGQEQDTLGGRFDATQAFVGDIAQFNLWDHTLTPAQVLGIANCTGPLLGNILPWEDKLVEAFGGATKATFDVCKGRAKA; encoded by the exons ATGCCCCTCTTCAGCCGCTTCCTGTGCACGCCGCTGGCGGCCGCCTGCCCGTCGGGGGCCGAGCAGGGGGACGCGGCGCCGGGCGAGCGcgaggagctgctgctgctgcagagcACGGCCGAGCAGCTGCGCCAGACGGCGCTGCAGCAGGAGGCGCGCATCCGCGCGGACCAGGACACCATCCGCGAGCTCACGGGCAAGCTGAGCCGCTGCGAGAGCGGCCTTCCGCGCGGCCTCCAGGACGCCGGGCCCCGCCGCGACGCCATGGCCGACGGGCCCTGGGACTCACCAGCGCTCATCCTCGAGCTGGAGGACGCTGTGCGCGCCCTCCGGGACCGCATCGACCGCATCGAG GAGCTTCCGGCCCGGGTGAACTacacagcagccccagcccctgcaccCGCGGTGCCCACAGCCCTGCACTCCAAGATGGACGAGCTGGAGGGCCAGCTGCTGTCCAAGGTGCTGGCACTGGAGAAGGAGCGCGTGGCCCTCAGTCACAGCAGCCAGCAGCAGCGGCAGGAGGTGGAGAAGGAGCTGGATGCCCTGCAGGACCGCATAGCTGAACTGGAGCACG GGTCTTCAGCATACAGTCCCCCAGATGCCTTCAAGGTCAGCATCCCCATCCGCAACAACTACATGTACGCCCGCGTGCGGAAGGCACTGCCTGAGCTCTATGCCTTCACCGTCTGCATGTGGCTGCGATCCAAGTCGGAAGGCACTGGCCAGGGCACCCCTTTCTCCTACTCGGTGCCTGGGCAGGCCAATGAGATTGTGTTGCTGGAGGCCGGCCATGACCCCATGGAGCTGCTGATCAATGACAAG GTGGCCCAGCTGCCCCTGAGCCTGAAGGACAATGGCTGGCACCATATCTGCATTGCCTGGACCACAAGGGATGGCCTGTGGTTTGCCTACCAGGACGGGGAGCTGCAAGGCTCTGGTGAGAACCTGGCCGCCTGGCACCCCATCAAGCCTCATGGGATCCTTATCCTGGGTCAGGAGCAG GATACCCTCGGTGGCCGGTTTGATGCCACCCAGGCCTTCGTGGGTGACATTGCCCAGTTTAACCTGTGGGACCACACCCTGACACCTGCCCAGGTCCTGGGTATTGCCAACTGTACAGGGCCGCTGCTGGGCAACATCCTTCCCTGGGAAGACAAGCTAGTGGAGGCCTTTGGGGGTGCCACGAAGGCCACTTTCGATGTCTGCAAGGGGAGGGCCAAAGCATGA